A window from Citrus sinensis cultivar Valencia sweet orange chromosome 3, DVS_A1.0, whole genome shotgun sequence encodes these proteins:
- the LOC102623168 gene encoding 50S ribosomal protein L13, chloroplastic isoform X1, with product MATLCTPTCVIFSSLQSSSSSSSSFKTLNTGTTISSSTTPFFGFSVASAKSTSPLNTKRSFKVRCCQNLSLVPDNQRWMFEQSEVNGPDIWNNTWYPKAADHRHSDKTWYVVDATDKILGRLASTIAIHIRGKNLATYTPSVDMGAYVIVVNAEKVAVSGKKRTQKIYRRHSGRPGGMKEETFDQLQHRIPERIIEHAVRGMLPKGRLGRELFTHLKVYKGPNHPHEAQQPIELPIRDKRIQKQR from the exons atggCAACCCTCTGTACGCCAACTTGTGTAATCTTCTCATCATtacaatcatcatcatcttcttcttcttcattcaaGACACTCAACACAGGCACTACCATCAGTTCTAGCACAACCCCATTCTTCGGGTTCTCTGTTGCTTCAGCGAAATCGACATCGCCTTTGAACACCAAGCGATCGTTTAAGGTTCGCTGCTGCCAGAACCTCTCTCTTGTCCCCGACAACCAACGCTGGATGTTCGAGCAGTCCGAAGTTAATGGACCA GACATTTGGAACAATACATGGTATCCAAAAGCTGCTGATCACAGGCATTCAGATAAAACATGGTATGTGGTTGATGCAACCGATAAGATTCTTGGGAGACTTGCATCCACTATTGCCATTCATATTCGTGGAAAGAATCTCGCCACCTACACTCCTAGTGTGGACATGGGAGCATATGTGATTGTG GTGAATGCTGAAAAAGTTGCTGTATCTGGGAAGAAGAGGACACAAAAGATCTACAGAAGGCATTCAGGGAGACCTGGTGGTATGAAAGAGGAAACATTTGACCAGCTACAGCATAGAATCCCAGAAAGAATTATTGAGCATGCTGTTCGCGGAATGCTTCCGAAAGGGAGG CTTGGTAGAGAACTGTTCACCCATCTAAAGGTTTACAAGGGCCCAAATCACCCTCACGAAGCCCAACAGCCCATTGAGCTGCCGATAAGGGACAAGAGAATACAGAAGCAGCGGTAG
- the LOC102623168 gene encoding 50S ribosomal protein L13, chloroplastic isoform X2 — MATLCTPTCVIFSSLQSSSSSSSSFKTLNTGTTISSSTTPFFGFSVASAKSTSPLNTKRSFKVRCCQNLSLVPDNQRWMFEQSEVNGPDIWNNTWYPKAADHRHSDKTWYVVDATDKILGRLASTIAIHIRGKNLATYTPSVDMGAYVIVVNAEKVAVSGKKRTQKIYRRHSGRPGGMKEETFDQLQHRIPERIIEHAVRGMLPKGRKQ, encoded by the exons atggCAACCCTCTGTACGCCAACTTGTGTAATCTTCTCATCATtacaatcatcatcatcttcttcttcttcattcaaGACACTCAACACAGGCACTACCATCAGTTCTAGCACAACCCCATTCTTCGGGTTCTCTGTTGCTTCAGCGAAATCGACATCGCCTTTGAACACCAAGCGATCGTTTAAGGTTCGCTGCTGCCAGAACCTCTCTCTTGTCCCCGACAACCAACGCTGGATGTTCGAGCAGTCCGAAGTTAATGGACCA GACATTTGGAACAATACATGGTATCCAAAAGCTGCTGATCACAGGCATTCAGATAAAACATGGTATGTGGTTGATGCAACCGATAAGATTCTTGGGAGACTTGCATCCACTATTGCCATTCATATTCGTGGAAAGAATCTCGCCACCTACACTCCTAGTGTGGACATGGGAGCATATGTGATTGTG GTGAATGCTGAAAAAGTTGCTGTATCTGGGAAGAAGAGGACACAAAAGATCTACAGAAGGCATTCAGGGAGACCTGGTGGTATGAAAGAGGAAACATTTGACCAGCTACAGCATAGAATCCCAGAAAGAATTATTGAGCATGCTGTTCGCGGAATGCTTCCGAAAGGGAGG AAACAATAG